One genomic region from Sorangium aterium encodes:
- a CDS encoding metallophosphoesterase: MRIAVVSLILALVVGVLGLYVHRRASGLLGLGVRARRALACLLAAGIIAMIFARLGRGALPDGVLRGMGLAGSTLSLGVLISAVLLAVVDLGRLIARLGGAALRRATAAGPAEGGTSRPADATPRLEEGAAREEGGPAALPLPPPVELPALARRDFLATGAAGSAFLIGGGSAVYGALLGRHDYTIEEVAIPIPGLPRSLDGFTIVQLSDIHLGLFVGEPEMRAAEDLVREARGDLVVMTGDLVDFDPRYADHLGRLTRRLGPLARHGVAAIPGNHDHFAGIDAALGALERGGARVLSNRGCVVGGPGGAFALLGVDDVWARGRVPGGGPDLGRALADVPRDLPRVLLCHNPVFFPEAAGEVALQLSGHTHGGQINLLVRPAELLLPHGYVAGLYQRGSSHLYINRGFGTAGPPARVGAPPEVSRIVLVAA; encoded by the coding sequence ATGCGCATCGCTGTCGTCTCGCTGATCCTCGCCCTCGTCGTCGGCGTCCTGGGCCTGTACGTGCATCGGCGCGCCTCCGGGCTGCTCGGCCTGGGTGTGCGCGCCCGGCGCGCGCTCGCGTGCCTGCTGGCCGCCGGCATCATCGCCATGATCTTCGCGCGGCTCGGGCGCGGCGCGCTGCCCGACGGGGTGCTCCGCGGGATGGGGCTCGCCGGCAGCACGCTCTCGCTCGGCGTCCTGATCTCCGCGGTCCTGCTCGCCGTCGTGGACCTCGGCCGGCTGATCGCCCGGCTCGGGGGCGCCGCGCTCCGGCGCGCGACGGCGGCCGGACCCGCGGAAGGCGGGACCAGCCGCCCTGCCGACGCGACGCCTCGCCTCGAGGAGGGAGCAGCGCGAGAGGAAGGCGGCCCCGCGGCCCTGCCGCTCCCGCCGCCGGTGGAGCTGCCGGCGCTCGCCCGCCGCGACTTCCTCGCGACCGGGGCCGCTGGCTCCGCCTTCCTCATCGGCGGCGGCAGCGCGGTGTATGGCGCGCTTCTCGGGCGACACGACTACACCATCGAAGAGGTCGCCATCCCGATACCGGGCCTGCCGCGGAGCCTGGACGGGTTCACCATCGTGCAGCTGTCCGACATCCACCTCGGGCTGTTCGTCGGCGAGCCGGAGATGCGCGCCGCCGAGGATCTCGTGCGCGAGGCCCGCGGCGATCTCGTCGTGATGACGGGTGATCTCGTCGATTTCGATCCGAGGTACGCCGACCACCTCGGGCGCCTCACGCGGAGGCTCGGCCCGCTCGCTCGGCATGGCGTCGCGGCGATCCCGGGCAACCACGACCACTTCGCCGGCATCGACGCGGCGCTGGGCGCGCTGGAGCGCGGCGGCGCGCGCGTGCTCAGCAACCGCGGGTGCGTCGTGGGTGGGCCCGGCGGCGCCTTCGCGCTGCTCGGCGTCGACGATGTGTGGGCGCGAGGGCGGGTCCCCGGCGGCGGTCCGGACCTCGGCAGGGCGCTCGCGGACGTGCCCCGCGATCTGCCGCGCGTGCTGCTCTGCCACAACCCCGTGTTCTTCCCGGAGGCGGCCGGCGAGGTGGCCCTGCAGCTCAGCGGCCACACCCACGGAGGCCAGATCAACCTCCTCGTGCGGCCCGCCGAGCTGCTGCTCCCCCACGGCTACGTCGCCGGGCTCTACCAGCGTGGCAGTTCGCATCTCTACATCAACCGCGGCTTTGGCACCGCCGGACCGCCCGCCCGCGTCGGAGCGCCGCCCGAGGTGAGCCGTATCGTCCTCGTCGCCGCCTGA